The following coding sequences are from one Mesotoga infera window:
- the lptB gene encoding LPS export ABC transporter ATP-binding protein, translated as MSDPSYLKCEHLDKRYGRRRVLKDVSLEASSLEVVGLLGPNGAGKTTAFKSILGIVIPNSGSIFLDDENITHLPIHERSRRGIAYLPQETSIFRGLTVVENLTMVMRLTGQEDNCHEKANEILDEFGILSLKDQVASLISGGEKRRLEFARTMTLSPSFILLDEPFVGIDPMTVKDIQKMIRKLKDRGIGVIVTDHDVSSIAKVVDRLYVLYKGEVISSGDPEAVLADSQVVEKYLGSDE; from the coding sequence TACGGAAGAAGAAGAGTATTAAAAGATGTCTCATTGGAGGCATCTTCTCTTGAGGTGGTTGGTCTTCTGGGGCCAAATGGGGCCGGGAAAACAACCGCCTTCAAGTCGATTCTTGGAATCGTCATTCCTAACTCTGGAAGTATCTTTCTTGATGATGAAAACATAACGCATCTCCCAATTCATGAAAGGTCGCGGAGAGGAATCGCTTACCTCCCGCAAGAAACGTCGATTTTCAGAGGTCTTACTGTAGTTGAGAATCTGACAATGGTTATGAGGCTCACGGGTCAGGAAGACAATTGCCATGAAAAGGCAAACGAGATTCTTGACGAGTTTGGGATTCTTTCGCTGAAAGATCAAGTCGCTTCTCTTATATCGGGTGGAGAAAAGAGAAGACTGGAATTCGCAAGGACAATGACTCTTTCCCCGTCATTCATATTGTTGGACGAACCCTTCGTAGGAATTGATCCGATGACTGTAAAGGATATTCAGAAGATGATTAGGAAGTTGAAGGACAGGGGGATTGGAGTCATTGTGACAGATCACGACGTCTCTTCAATAGCCAAGGTTGTCGACAGGCTTTACGTTCTGTACAAGGGAGAAGTGATCTCCTCAGGCGACCCGGAGGCCGTGCTCGCAGATAGTCAGGTTGTAGAGAAATACCTGGGAAGTGACGAATGA